The Deltaproteobacteria bacterium sequence TGCGGAGTGAGTATGATCTCGTCAATCGATTTTCCCCGGGAGGGCTGCTTTTTATTGTCTGTAAATGATTTTGTGAGAGGCGCTTCTTCTTCCCGGGCAGTCTCTGTTATTCTCTCTTTATTTTCCCGGGTCTTTTCTTTTTCATTCTCTCCTCTTTCATGGTCAGGTTCTGCAATTTGCTTTTTGTTCAGCAGGGTGTCTTGCCGTAGAGGTTCGCTGTCCCCGGCGGGAAGAGGGGCCTTTTCTGCGGCAGAAGGCAGGGGCGGCATGAATTGTGAGCCTGGGGAGGCTTGAACCTCTGAATCGACAGGCGGGTCGTCAAAGGAGGTTTCTTTTTGTTCATGGAAGGGTTCTGAAGATATTATTTCAATCGGCTCAAAGGGAGGAGAAGAGCCCATAGCAAATTCATCGTGACTGACGAAGGGAGTCACTTCCGCCAGAATCAGTTCGGCCGTAAGTTCATTGATGCCCTTTACCTTTACCAAAGCTTCCTTTGTCGTCCTGCGAAGTGTTCCAACGGTCGTAAACCCGGCGTCTTCCAGCGCTTTGGTTTTTACTTTGCCTATTCCTGGAATATTTAACCTTTCAATAGTGACATCATCGGATACATCCAACTCTTCGAGTGAATCTAAAGAATGGACATCACTGGGAACGAAGAAGTCCTTTCTTTCTTCATCAGAATGAATAGCCTCCTGCTGTATTTCAAGATCAGCCTCTTCCGACACCGCCTCTTTTGGTGCCGTTTCTTCCGATACCGCCTCTTCCGTTACCGCTTCTTCCGCTGCCGCTTCTTCCGGTGCCGCCTCTTCCGACACCGCTTCTTCCGACACCGCTTCTTCCGACACCGCTTCTTCCGACACCGCCTCTTCCGCTACCGTTTCTTCCGTTCCCGTTTCTTCCGGTGCCGCTTCTTCCGGTGCCGCTTCTTCCGGTGTTGCCTCTTCCGTTACCGCTTCTTCCGGTGCCGCTTCTTCCGGTGCCGCTTCTTCCGGTGCCGCTTCTTCCGGTACCGCTTCTTCCGGTGCCGTTTCTTCCGGTGCCGTTTCTTCCGGTGCCGTTTCTTCCGTTACCGCTTCTTCCGTTACCGCTTCTTCCGTTACCGCTTCTTCCGGTGCCGCTTCTTCCGGTGCCGCCTCTTCCGGTGCCATTTCTTCCGGTACCGTTTCTTCCGGTGCCGCTTCTTCCGGTGCCGCTTCTTCCGCCGCCGCTTCTTCCGCTGCCGCTTCTTCCGGTGCCGCTTCTTCCGCCGCCGCTTCTTCCGCCGCCGCTTCTTCCGGTGCCGCCTCTTCCGGTACCGCCTCTTCCGGTGCC is a genomic window containing:
- a CDS encoding chemotaxis protein CheA — translated: APEEAVPEEAAPEEAAAEEAAAEEAAPEEAAAEEAAAEEAAPEEAAPEETVPEEMAPEEAAPEEAAPEEAVTEEAVTEEAVTEETAPEETAPEETAPEEAVPEEAAPEEAAPEEAAPEEAVTEEATPEEAAPEEAAPEETGTEETVAEEAVSEEAVSEEAVSEEAVSEEAAPEEAAAEEAVTEEAVSEETAPKEAVSEEADLEIQQEAIHSDEERKDFFVPSDVHSLDSLEELDVSDDVTIERLNIPGIGKVKTKALEDAGFTTVGTLRRTTKEALVKVKGINELTAELILAEVTPFVSHDEFAMGSSPPFEPIEIISSEPFHEQKETSFDDPPVDSEVQASPGSQFMPPLPSAAEKAPLPAGDSEPLRQDTLLNKKQIAEPDHERGENEKEKTRENKERITETAREEEAPLTKSFTDNKKQPSRGKSIDEIILTPQISAASKQTVRVETEKVDNLIAGIGELVVNQSTFGQISNNFREVERLLKDTGRIEKQEIKYLREARMTLDQAVLELGRTVDELQGDVMRVRMVPVNDIFNKFPRLVRDLSKEMGKNIKVHISGGETELDKNVTEEIYNPLVHLLRNAMDHGIESPEVRKKSGKSPEGHIELSAHHEGDKVIINIRDDGQGINTEQIKKIAIEKGVISKLDAAALTMREITNLIFHPGFSTTDKVTDISGRGVGMDVVKKNVDKLRGTIEIESEPGQYTQFSVVLPLTLAIIQALLVRVGDEAYCIPITSVIETERTRGNEIETIENTEVIRLRDKVIPLLRLSDIFNIEEKNKEENPQFFAVIVTDGVKESGIVVDSLIGESSIVIKPFEEAYMETDGISGATILGDGRVSLILDVPALIQYALERKRTARVTRKQSKRT